A region of Thioalbus denitrificans DNA encodes the following proteins:
- a CDS encoding mannose-1-phosphate guanylyltransferase/mannose-6-phosphate isomerase, whose amino-acid sequence MNIQPVILAGGAGTRLWPLSREFFPKPLLPLNSDHSLLQETALRLDGLSAAAPIVVCNEEHRFLVAEQLRGLNLPSPRLLLEPAGRNTAPALTLAALTAAPDDLLMVMPADHVIREPEAFRAAVRRGAALAGEGWLVTFGVVPDAPHTGYGYIRQGQPLVGSEEAGIGAAVHAIAAFVEKPDAGTARGYLDAGGYAWNSGMFLLRAGRWLEELERFRPDILEACRAAHTAGRADHDFFRPEPEVFRACPADSIDYAVMERTERGAVVSLASGWCDVGSWEALWSLMPRDGAGNAVQGDVLAHDSKNSLLLSNHRLLATVGVEDLVAVETADAVLIAPRDRAQEVKTLVEALRASGREEPRNHRCVHRPWGSYESIDAGERFQVKRLKVKPGAALSLQLHHHRAEHWVVVRGTARVTRNSETYLVGENESTFIPLGVSHRLENPGKVPLELIEVQSGSYLGEDDIIRFEDIYNRTEPGP is encoded by the coding sequence ATTAATATCCAACCCGTCATCCTCGCCGGCGGCGCCGGGACCCGGCTCTGGCCCCTCTCCCGGGAGTTCTTCCCCAAGCCGCTGCTGCCGCTGAACTCGGACCACAGCCTGCTGCAGGAGACGGCGCTGCGGCTGGACGGCCTCAGCGCCGCCGCCCCCATCGTGGTCTGCAACGAGGAGCACCGCTTCCTGGTGGCCGAGCAGCTGCGCGGGCTCAATCTGCCCAGCCCGCGGCTGCTGCTGGAGCCGGCGGGGCGCAACACCGCCCCGGCGCTCACCCTGGCGGCGCTGACCGCGGCCCCCGACGATCTACTGATGGTGATGCCCGCCGACCACGTCATCCGCGAGCCGGAGGCCTTCCGCGCGGCGGTGCGCCGCGGCGCGGCGCTGGCGGGGGAGGGCTGGCTGGTCACCTTCGGCGTGGTGCCCGACGCGCCCCACACGGGCTACGGCTACATCCGCCAGGGCCAGCCCCTTGTCGGTTCTGAAGAGGCCGGGATCGGTGCGGCGGTCCACGCCATCGCCGCCTTCGTGGAGAAGCCCGATGCCGGGACCGCCCGCGGCTACCTGGACGCGGGCGGGTACGCCTGGAACAGCGGCATGTTCCTGCTGCGCGCCGGGCGCTGGCTGGAGGAGCTGGAACGCTTCCGCCCCGACATCCTCGAGGCCTGCCGGGCCGCCCACACCGCCGGCCGCGCCGACCACGACTTCTTCCGCCCCGAGCCGGAGGTGTTCCGCGCCTGCCCCGCCGACTCCATCGACTACGCGGTGATGGAGCGGACCGAACGGGGCGCCGTGGTCAGCCTCGCCTCGGGGTGGTGCGACGTGGGCTCCTGGGAGGCGCTCTGGTCGCTCATGCCCCGCGACGGAGCGGGCAACGCCGTGCAGGGCGACGTGCTCGCCCACGATTCAAAGAACTCCCTGCTGCTCTCCAACCACCGCCTGCTCGCGACCGTGGGGGTGGAGGACCTGGTGGCCGTGGAGACTGCCGATGCCGTGCTCATCGCCCCCCGCGACCGCGCCCAGGAGGTGAAGACGCTGGTGGAGGCGCTGCGCGCCAGCGGTCGCGAGGAGCCCCGCAACCACCGCTGCGTCCACCGCCCCTGGGGCAGCTACGAGTCCATCGACGCCGGCGAGCGCTTCCAGGTCAAGCGCCTGAAGGTCAAACCCGGCGCTGCCCTGTCGCTCCAGCTCCACCACCACCGCGCCGAGCACTGGGTGGTGGTGCGCGGCACCGCCCGAGTCACCCGCAACAGTGAGACCTACCTGGTGGGCGAGAACGAATCCACCTTCATACCGCTGGGCGTGTCGCACCGCCTGGAAAATCCCGGCAAGGTGCCCCTGGAGCTCATCGAGGTCCAGTCCGGCAGCTACCTCGGTGAAGACGACATCATCCGGTTCGAAGACATCTATAACCGCACGGAACCCGGTCCGTAG
- a CDS encoding phosphomannomutase: MPFKAYDIRGRLPDELNEALAYNIGAAYAHVITPQCPVAVGWDNRLTSPSLAQALISGLNDSGVDTRELGLCGTEMVYHAAAQPGMGGGIMVTASHNPIDYNGMKLVRGQAIPVSGDSGLREIETLARAGSFEPAARRGENASLDILASYVEKVLSFVNREHLKPLKLVVNAGNGAAGPAFDAIAARLPFEVTRIHHEPDGRFPNGIPNPLLPENRAATAEAVRAKGADLGIAWDGDYDRCFLFDETGRFIEGYYIVGLLAAQLLEHNPGAAVIHDPRLTWNTLEIVEKAGGRPLMSKTGHAFIKERMRAEDALYGGEMSAHHYFRDFAYCDSGMIPWLLVAERMSVTGRPLSALVNERIARFPCSGEINFRVADTRATLERIRDHYQPDLSQQDATDGLSMEFDDWRFNLRASNTEPLLRLNVESRGDQALMEQRTTELSNLIQA, encoded by the coding sequence GTGCCCTTCAAAGCCTATGACATCCGCGGTCGGCTCCCGGACGAACTGAACGAAGCCCTTGCCTATAACATCGGCGCGGCCTACGCACACGTCATCACCCCACAATGTCCCGTGGCCGTTGGCTGGGACAACCGCCTGACCAGTCCATCGCTGGCCCAGGCGCTTATCAGTGGCCTCAACGATAGCGGGGTCGACACCCGCGAGCTCGGCCTCTGCGGCACGGAGATGGTCTACCACGCCGCGGCGCAGCCCGGCATGGGGGGCGGCATCATGGTCACCGCCAGCCATAACCCCATCGACTACAACGGCATGAAGCTGGTGCGCGGGCAGGCCATTCCGGTCAGCGGGGACAGCGGCCTGCGGGAAATCGAGACGCTGGCCCGGGCCGGCAGCTTCGAGCCCGCCGCACGCAGAGGGGAAAACGCTTCTCTCGATATCCTGGCGAGCTATGTCGAGAAGGTGCTCTCTTTCGTGAACCGGGAGCACCTGAAACCGCTGAAGCTGGTGGTGAACGCCGGCAACGGCGCCGCCGGCCCGGCCTTCGACGCCATCGCCGCCCGGCTGCCTTTCGAGGTGACCCGCATCCACCACGAGCCCGATGGCCGCTTCCCCAACGGCATCCCCAACCCGCTGCTGCCGGAAAACCGTGCCGCCACCGCCGAGGCAGTGCGGGCAAAGGGCGCTGACCTCGGCATCGCCTGGGATGGCGACTACGATCGCTGCTTCCTCTTCGACGAGACGGGCCGTTTCATCGAGGGCTACTACATCGTGGGGCTGCTGGCCGCCCAGTTGCTGGAGCATAACCCGGGTGCCGCCGTCATCCACGACCCGCGTCTCACCTGGAATACCCTGGAGATTGTAGAGAAGGCTGGAGGCCGGCCGCTCATGAGCAAGACCGGCCACGCCTTCATCAAGGAACGCATGCGCGCCGAGGACGCCCTCTACGGCGGCGAGATGTCCGCGCACCACTACTTCCGCGACTTCGCCTACTGTGACAGCGGCATGATCCCCTGGCTGCTGGTAGCCGAGCGCATGTCAGTAACGGGCAGACCCTTGTCGGCGCTGGTCAACGAACGCATTGCCCGCTTCCCCTGCAGCGGCGAAATCAACTTCCGCGTGGCCGACACCCGCGCCACCCTGGAACGCATCCGAGACCACTACCAGCCGGACCTGTCGCAGCAGGACGCCACCGACGGCCTCAGCATGGAATTCGACGACTGGCGCTTCAACCTCCGCGCCTCCAACACCGAGCCGCTGCTCCGCCTGAACGTGGAATCCAGAGGCGACCAGGCCCTGATGGAACAACGCACAACCGAACTCAGCAACCTGATCCAGGCCTGA
- the cysC gene encoding adenylyl-sulfate kinase: MPKSNVFWHHATVTRPRREGQNGHRAVNLWFTGLSGSGKSTIAHALEEELHNRGCRTIVLDGDNVRHGLCADLGFSEEDRRENIRRIGEMVKLFLNAGVMALTAFISPFREDRERVRRLLGEGDFIEIHVRCSLDECERRDVKGLYRRARAGEIPNFTGISSPYEAPEAPEVVLETDRHSVEGCVEQVMVHLEGQGILQPVGGSRAAAV; this comes from the coding sequence ATGCCCAAATCGAACGTCTTCTGGCACCACGCCACCGTCACCCGCCCCCGGCGCGAGGGCCAGAACGGCCATCGCGCCGTCAACCTCTGGTTCACCGGTCTTTCGGGCTCGGGCAAGTCCACCATCGCCCACGCCCTGGAGGAGGAACTCCACAATCGCGGCTGCCGGACCATCGTGCTGGACGGGGACAATGTCCGCCACGGCCTCTGCGCCGACCTCGGCTTCAGCGAAGAGGACCGGCGCGAGAACATCCGCCGCATCGGCGAGATGGTGAAGCTCTTCCTGAACGCGGGCGTCATGGCGCTCACTGCCTTCATCTCCCCCTTCCGCGAGGACCGCGAGCGGGTGCGCAGGCTGCTGGGGGAGGGGGACTTCATCGAGATCCATGTACGCTGCAGCCTCGACGAATGCGAGCGGCGCGACGTGAAAGGCCTCTACAGGCGCGCCCGCGCGGGCGAGATACCCAATTTCACCGGAATCTCCTCTCCCTACGAGGCCCCCGAGGCCCCCGAAGTGGTGCTGGAAACCGATCGGCACAGCGTTGAGGGATGTGTGGAACAGGTGATGGTGCACCTGGAAGGGCAGGGAATACTCCAGCCCGTGGGCGGGAGCCGGGCCGCGGCCGTTTGA
- a CDS encoding MarR family EPS-associated transcriptional regulator, translating to MNDEMHLKLLKALENNPTATQRELSRELGVSLGKANYCLKALVDKGAVKANNFKNSKNKLAYAYLLTPSGIEEKTRLTARFLKRKMAEYELLKKEIEQLRQEVATAQSTEN from the coding sequence ATGAATGACGAAATGCATCTTAAGCTTCTGAAGGCGCTGGAGAATAATCCGACAGCAACCCAGCGTGAATTGTCCCGCGAACTCGGCGTGAGCCTTGGGAAGGCCAACTACTGTTTAAAGGCCCTGGTGGATAAGGGGGCGGTAAAAGCAAATAACTTCAAGAACAGCAAAAATAAGCTGGCGTATGCATATCTATTGACTCCCAGCGGTATTGAAGAGAAGACACGGCTTACAGCGCGGTTTCTGAAGCGAAAAATGGCAGAGTACGAACTGCTGAAGAAGGAAATTGAACAGTTGCGGCAGGAAGTGGCAACAGCACAATCTACTGAAAACTGA
- a CDS encoding four helix bundle protein → MAYKSFEDLDVWKRACRLCLDVYAALNGCKDYGLKDQMTRAAVSIASNIAEGAERDTPRDFVRFLNIAKGSAAELRTQLYIAQQVSLIQNKQAAEMMSELKQLSAMLHGLVQSIQRQMQ, encoded by the coding sequence ATGGCCTACAAGTCATTCGAAGACCTGGACGTTTGGAAACGCGCCTGCAGGCTGTGTCTCGACGTCTACGCCGCACTCAATGGATGCAAGGACTACGGTCTCAAGGACCAGATGACCCGAGCTGCGGTTTCCATCGCATCCAATATCGCTGAGGGTGCGGAACGGGATACCCCACGCGATTTCGTTCGATTCCTGAATATTGCCAAAGGCTCTGCAGCCGAATTGCGCACCCAACTGTATATCGCTCAACAGGTATCCCTGATTCAGAATAAACAGGCCGCAGAAATGATGTCAGAGCTCAAACAGTTGTCGGCCATGTTGCATGGGCTTGTGCAATCGATACAAAGGCAAATGCAATAA
- the hepT gene encoding type VII toxin-antitoxin system HepT family RNase toxin, whose translation MVDKDLVAERLQRLDEYLHHLRDIEKKGKVAYLSDPLLRGAGERYLQLGLEILLDIGSHIIADRGLSKPETYADIFRLLHEAGLLPEPLNRKLQGLAGFRNILVHDYLKLDSERVFQLIRDKLPVLEELADHYANLNQSDLH comes from the coding sequence GTGGTCGATAAGGACCTGGTGGCGGAGCGGCTGCAGCGGCTGGATGAATACCTGCACCACCTGCGCGACATCGAAAAGAAGGGAAAGGTAGCCTACCTGTCCGATCCGCTCCTGCGCGGGGCTGGTGAACGCTATCTGCAGCTTGGTCTGGAAATTCTGCTCGACATCGGCAGCCATATCATCGCCGACCGGGGTCTTTCGAAACCAGAGACCTATGCCGATATCTTCCGGCTGCTCCATGAAGCGGGACTGCTGCCGGAACCTCTCAACCGGAAGCTGCAGGGCCTGGCGGGTTTCCGCAACATCCTGGTTCACGACTACCTCAAACTGGACTCCGAACGGGTCTTCCAACTCATCAGAGACAAACTCCCCGTACTGGAAGAGCTCGCCGACCACTACGCCAACCTCAACCAGAGCGATCTGCACTGA
- the mntA gene encoding type VII toxin-antitoxin system MntA family adenylyltransferase antitoxin, producing MDGDHLSALSQFLREEPAVLFAYLFGSRARGTHGPMSDFDIAVHLAQNVDLFTFRLQMLEQLNRLLKTDKVDLVVLNDAPLLLRHRVIRDGRLLKEHHDERVRFESRTLRDYLDSAYLRRTQTRARPNRVAPEVPRGR from the coding sequence ATGGATGGCGACCACCTATCAGCACTTAGTCAATTCCTGCGGGAGGAGCCGGCTGTCCTGTTCGCCTACCTCTTCGGCTCCCGCGCCCGCGGTACTCATGGACCCATGAGCGACTTCGACATCGCGGTCCATCTGGCGCAGAATGTCGATCTATTCACCTTTCGATTGCAGATGCTCGAACAGCTGAATCGGCTTCTCAAGACAGACAAGGTCGACCTGGTGGTTCTCAACGACGCACCTCTATTATTGCGACATCGGGTTATCCGCGATGGCCGGTTGCTCAAGGAACATCACGATGAGCGTGTCCGGTTCGAATCACGTACCTTGCGCGATTATCTCGATAGCGCCTACCTGCGCCGCACGCAGACACGTGCCCGCCCGAACCGGGTCGCACCGGAGGTTCCTCGTGGTCGATAA
- the rfaH gene encoding transcription/translation regulatory transformer protein RfaH, whose product MEHWYAIHTKPRQEREAEAQLCRQDYRTYLPLLRASRRVRGKWLERIEPLFPRYLFIRVDLETENTAPIRSTRGVAGLVKFGMEVKPVPDLIVDGLMQAEEGGCHTPDAPVFNRGDAVTILDGSLAGLQAIYQAETAEERVHLLLDLMGRTNRITLSRHQIAPAGA is encoded by the coding sequence ATGGAACACTGGTACGCCATCCACACCAAGCCCCGCCAGGAGCGCGAGGCCGAGGCCCAGCTCTGCCGGCAGGACTACCGCACCTACCTGCCGCTGCTGCGCGCCTCCCGCCGCGTCCGGGGCAAGTGGCTGGAGCGCATCGAGCCGCTGTTCCCCCGCTACCTCTTCATCCGCGTCGATCTCGAGACCGAGAACACCGCCCCCATCCGCTCCACCCGCGGCGTGGCCGGCCTGGTCAAGTTCGGCATGGAGGTCAAGCCCGTCCCCGATCTCATCGTCGACGGCCTCATGCAGGCGGAGGAGGGCGGCTGCCACACCCCCGATGCCCCCGTGTTCAACCGGGGCGACGCCGTCACCATCCTCGACGGCAGCCTCGCCGGCCTGCAGGCCATCTACCAGGCCGAAACGGCGGAGGAGCGTGTCCACCTCCTGCTCGACCTCATGGGCCGCACCAACCGCATCACCCTCAGCCGCCACCAGATCGCCCCGGCCGGCGCCTGA
- a CDS encoding MraY family glycosyltransferase, with product MDVRYMDLLPFAVAFGVTVLLILVLRPLAFRIGLVDEPGGRKDHAHDTPLVGGIALFCGFFFAVLLVDGALAPYKPLFAGGALLLIVGILDDFRELPAWIRFAAQIAAALMMTQWGGVVVEDLGFLLGRDELALGPWAVPFTVFGVVGVINAVNMCDGLDGLAGTLSLLALVFMALAAFAAGDGAHTSLLMILAAAVLGFLAFNYRIPGRRRALVFLGDAGSMFLGFCLAWFLVALTQDPNASIAPVTALWLVAIPLLDTVSLMLRRVMKGRSPFAPDREHFHHILLVAGYSVSRAVLMIAVLSTLLALFGLAGLWSSVDQWVMFYAFAGLFLLYFWGVRHAWRVMRVLPKPGGRQVAGAGQAHGALAQREVE from the coding sequence ATGGATGTCCGTTACATGGACTTGTTGCCTTTTGCCGTTGCCTTCGGGGTGACGGTTCTGCTGATCCTGGTGTTGCGTCCCCTGGCGTTCCGGATCGGGCTTGTGGACGAACCCGGCGGCCGCAAGGATCATGCCCACGACACGCCGCTCGTGGGCGGCATCGCGCTGTTCTGCGGTTTCTTCTTCGCGGTTCTCCTGGTCGACGGGGCGCTGGCGCCCTACAAGCCGCTGTTCGCCGGCGGGGCGCTGCTGCTCATCGTCGGCATCCTCGACGACTTTCGCGAGCTCCCGGCCTGGATCCGGTTCGCGGCCCAGATAGCCGCGGCGCTGATGATGACCCAGTGGGGCGGCGTGGTGGTGGAGGATCTCGGCTTCCTCCTCGGCCGCGACGAGCTGGCGCTGGGCCCGTGGGCGGTGCCGTTCACCGTCTTCGGCGTGGTGGGGGTCATCAACGCCGTCAACATGTGCGACGGCCTCGACGGGCTGGCCGGCACGCTCTCCCTGCTGGCGCTGGTGTTCATGGCCCTGGCGGCCTTTGCCGCTGGCGACGGCGCCCACACTTCCCTGCTGATGATCCTGGCCGCGGCGGTGCTCGGCTTTCTCGCCTTCAACTACCGCATCCCGGGCCGCCGGCGGGCGCTGGTGTTCCTGGGCGATGCCGGCAGCATGTTCCTCGGCTTCTGCCTGGCGTGGTTCCTGGTGGCGCTGACCCAGGATCCGAATGCGTCCATCGCCCCGGTGACCGCCCTGTGGCTGGTGGCCATCCCGCTGCTCGACACGGTGAGCCTGATGCTGCGGCGGGTGATGAAGGGCCGCTCGCCCTTCGCCCCCGACCGGGAGCATTTCCACCATATCCTGCTGGTGGCCGGTTACTCGGTCTCCCGGGCGGTGCTGATGATCGCGGTGCTCTCCACCCTGCTGGCGCTGTTCGGGTTGGCCGGGCTGTGGTCGTCCGTGGATCAGTGGGTGATGTTCTACGCCTTCGCCGGCCTGTTCCTGCTCTATTTCTGGGGTGTGCGGCATGCCTGGAGGGTGATGCGGGTGTTGCCGAAGCCCGGAGGCCGGCAGGTGGCAGGGGCCGGGCAGGCGCATGGGGCGCTGGCGCAGCGGGAGGTGGAGTGA
- a CDS encoding tetratricopeptide repeat protein, with protein sequence MPGIVLLLVCTVAAAGEVERRIAAARALEADAAEAGSVALIEAWRAVVALEPKNEAARQALAETAWALAAKIEAAEAIEQTHAALEYEARIVERLADTLWRTERDAEAGDGRAQLALGVFLRHGLLAEADEKKACDAYSRAAQSGVAAGQYRAALCVSADDPARALELTRQAAAGGHAAAQHLLAERLLAEQPPRTEEAFQWAERSAAQGRVSVLSLLGWMFAGGHGVKKDAVRAASLYREAAEAGSASARNNLGELYETGEGVAKDPGTAVGWYTRAAEQGYAPAQYNLARMIAGGTGVKRDDCAARGWLGRAKAQGFEIAGTMLEWMDREKRCPGK encoded by the coding sequence TTGCCGGGAATTGTGTTGCTGCTCGTCTGTACCGTCGCCGCGGCGGGTGAGGTTGAGCGGCGTATCGCGGCGGCGCGGGCGCTGGAGGCAGATGCCGCGGAGGCCGGGTCGGTGGCGCTGATCGAGGCCTGGCGGGCGGTGGTGGCGCTGGAGCCGAAGAACGAGGCCGCGCGCCAGGCGCTGGCGGAGACGGCCTGGGCGCTGGCGGCGAAAATCGAGGCGGCGGAGGCGATCGAACAGACGCACGCGGCGCTGGAGTACGAGGCGCGCATCGTGGAGCGGCTGGCCGACACCCTCTGGCGCACGGAGCGTGATGCCGAGGCGGGCGATGGGCGCGCCCAGCTTGCGCTCGGTGTCTTCCTCCGGCACGGCCTGCTGGCCGAGGCCGACGAGAAGAAGGCGTGCGATGCCTACAGCCGCGCCGCGCAGTCCGGTGTGGCGGCGGGCCAGTATCGCGCGGCGCTCTGCGTTTCGGCGGACGATCCGGCCCGGGCGCTGGAGCTGACGCGCCAGGCCGCGGCGGGCGGTCATGCCGCCGCCCAGCACCTGCTGGCCGAGCGCCTGCTGGCGGAGCAGCCGCCCCGGACCGAGGAGGCGTTCCAGTGGGCGGAGCGTTCGGCGGCGCAGGGCCGGGTGAGTGTCTTGAGCCTGCTGGGCTGGATGTTCGCCGGCGGGCATGGAGTGAAGAAGGATGCGGTGCGCGCCGCGAGCCTCTACCGCGAGGCGGCCGAGGCCGGCAGCGCCAGCGCCCGCAACAACCTGGGCGAGTTGTACGAGACCGGCGAAGGCGTGGCGAAGGACCCCGGCACCGCGGTGGGCTGGTATACCCGCGCGGCGGAACAGGGGTACGCCCCGGCCCAGTACAACCTGGCGCGGATGATAGCCGGTGGCACCGGGGTTAAGCGGGATGATTGCGCGGCGCGCGGCTGGCTCGGGCGGGCGAAGGCGCAGGGATTCGAGATTGCCGGGACCATGCTGGAGTGGATGGACCGGGAGAAGCGGTGCCCAGGGAAATAG
- a CDS encoding outer membrane beta-barrel protein, with protein sequence MIKKQIALGVALACSAGAASALEPNGIPFGPFRAYPSLSYDLKYEDNVYRTESNEQDAWVNVLTPAIELRGLSGPNAYVLGYELSKAWYSEDGGRNDFLHQRLYANAALEFATRHHLDLNYEFKDATDPRGTDFEADEVVDVVRDTAAGTDVDEWHQHQLGGTYAFGTPGNRGRLELHADQAWRRYDNNGQEYRDRDATTLGATFYARVMPKTSLLFEVAQTDIDYVNEGAAPPGSTSLDSTERRYLAGVTWDATAKTTGTAKVGYLTKDFDDGSRDDFSGSSWEVGVTWRPLTYSAVDLTTSRSTSEQTTGTDDYVLTKDFGIAWTHDWGVRLSTKFDAKWAWDEYNTTDREDDRSTYGMGLTYALNRWLDLGASYRYLERDSSAAGKDYDNNTFMLTVKAAL encoded by the coding sequence ATGATCAAGAAACAGATTGCCCTGGGCGTGGCGCTGGCCTGCAGCGCCGGCGCCGCCTCCGCCCTGGAGCCGAACGGGATTCCCTTCGGCCCCTTCCGCGCCTACCCCTCGCTCTCCTACGACCTCAAGTACGAGGACAACGTCTACCGTACCGAGAGCAACGAGCAGGATGCGTGGGTGAACGTTCTTACCCCGGCCATCGAGCTGCGCGGCCTGAGCGGCCCCAACGCCTACGTGCTCGGCTATGAACTCAGCAAGGCCTGGTACAGCGAGGATGGCGGCCGGAACGACTTCCTCCACCAGCGACTCTATGCGAACGCGGCCCTGGAGTTCGCCACCCGCCACCACCTGGACCTGAACTACGAGTTCAAGGATGCAACCGATCCCCGCGGCACTGATTTCGAGGCCGACGAGGTGGTGGACGTGGTGCGCGACACCGCTGCCGGCACCGACGTGGACGAGTGGCACCAGCACCAACTGGGCGGCACCTATGCTTTCGGTACCCCTGGAAATCGCGGCCGGCTGGAGCTGCACGCCGACCAGGCCTGGCGCCGCTACGACAACAACGGCCAGGAGTACCGCGACCGCGACGCCACCACCCTGGGCGCCACCTTCTACGCCCGGGTGATGCCCAAGACCTCGCTGCTGTTCGAGGTGGCCCAGACCGACATTGACTATGTGAACGAAGGGGCTGCCCCTCCGGGATCCACCAGCCTCGACAGCACCGAGCGCCGCTACCTGGCCGGCGTCACCTGGGACGCCACGGCCAAGACCACCGGTACCGCCAAGGTGGGCTACCTGACCAAGGACTTCGACGACGGCAGCCGTGACGACTTCAGCGGCAGCAGTTGGGAAGTGGGCGTCACCTGGCGGCCCCTCACCTACTCCGCCGTGGACCTGACCACTTCCCGCTCCACCAGCGAGCAGACCACCGGCACCGACGATTACGTGCTGACGAAGGACTTCGGCATCGCCTGGACCCACGACTGGGGCGTGCGCCTCAGCACGAAGTTCGACGCCAAGTGGGCCTGGGACGAGTACAACACCACCGACCGCGAGGACGACCGCTCCACATACGGCATGGGGCTCACCTACGCCCTCAACCGCTGGCTGGATCTGGGTGCGAGCTACCGCTACCTGGAGCGCGACTCCAGCGCGGCCGGCAAGGACTACGACAACAACACCTTCATGCTGACCGTCAAGGCGGCGCTGTAG
- a CDS encoding polysaccharide biosynthesis/export family protein: MSKTPFAYLLTLLLFMALAPAGAPHAAEGEGLSGYRLGTGDLVRVQVFGEDDLSAESRVSDRGTIPYPLLGELKVVGLSIRGVEELIANRLRGDYLVNPQVSVSVLEYRQFYVNGQVKSPGGFPYQPGLTVRQAVSLAGGFTERASRNKIFVVRDKDPAGASKKVELNDPVRPGDTLTVEESFF, encoded by the coding sequence ATGAGCAAGACCCCGTTTGCATACCTCCTGACACTGCTGCTGTTCATGGCGCTGGCACCCGCCGGCGCGCCTCACGCCGCCGAGGGCGAGGGGCTGTCCGGCTACCGCCTCGGCACCGGCGACCTGGTGCGGGTGCAGGTGTTCGGCGAGGACGATCTCTCTGCGGAGTCTCGCGTCAGCGACCGCGGCACCATCCCCTATCCCCTGCTCGGCGAGCTGAAGGTGGTGGGGCTCTCCATCCGCGGGGTGGAGGAACTCATCGCCAACCGCCTGCGCGGCGACTACCTGGTCAACCCCCAGGTGAGCGTGAGCGTCCTCGAGTACCGCCAGTTCTACGTGAACGGCCAGGTGAAGAGCCCCGGCGGCTTCCCCTACCAGCCCGGGCTCACCGTGCGCCAGGCCGTCTCGCTGGCCGGCGGGTTCACCGAGCGGGCCTCGCGCAACAAGATTTTCGTGGTGCGGGACAAGGACCCCGCCGGCGCCAGCAAGAAGGTCGAGCTGAACGACCCCGTGCGCCCCGGCGACACCCTCACCGTTGAGGAAAGCTTCTTCTGA